From Aegilops tauschii subsp. strangulata cultivar AL8/78 chromosome 5, Aet v6.0, whole genome shotgun sequence:
CCCAAATAAATAACCAGCGGAGTTCAACACGGCCGCCTCGCtagcgcttataaacaggtcgggcgcgccttccgcgggcgaggtgggactaaacattaggCCGCACACAACGCACCGGGAACCAGCCATGCTCACAGGCCGACTTGGGCCCAATGCGTCTTCACTCCACGAACACAGGTCCAACAAGGCCCACTAAGAAAAAACAATAACTTCAAAAAATGGCCCCCCTACCCCTCCCGTACAGGGACTGCAGTAAGTACAGGCAAAAAAATTGATGCAGTACGCAGCACTAGAAAGATGCAGTGCATTTAGCTACACGAAGCGGTACGGTTTAGCAAATCCAGTTCCGGATTACCTACATGAATAAATACACGGTATAGAACACAGCGAAAAACTCGTAAAATTGCAGAATACATTGTACTTTATTCAGGGGCTCCAGCAAGCACACGCAGAAAATACTTTGAAGTAAGCACCTGTACACAACATGTAGTTCTCCGTTGCACAGGATGCAGTGCGGAACTCTAACCAATGCAGTTTCGTTATCACGCAGGATACATATAAACGTCACAAAATGCCCGTTCGCACAGAAAGTGGTGGTTAAAAAAAATCTACtgataaaaaacaaaaaaacaccaCGTTCGCGTACAACCGCCCAATCGAAGCGGTTCCATCGCCACAACCCCACGATCATAGACGCAACACCAACCCACGATTTGCACAAACCGCATCGTCAGCGAGATCGTGCAGTTCATCCGATGCGGCCATcccaccccgcgccctccccttAAATTCAGACCCCTGCCATAGGCCTTCTCATCCACAACAACACAAGTATCCATTGCGCTGCCACCAAATCGCTCCATCACATCCATCTCCACGCCAAACACCAAGGCCCTATTACCGGCCATGGCGTTCGCCGACGAGTACAAGGACGTGGAGGCACACAGCAACACCAAGTTGCACGTCATCCACACCAACGAGAAGAAGTAGGTGGCGATCACCCTCGCGCAGTACGAGCGCCACCTCAGCCTCCAGCGCCACAAGATCGTCGGCATTGATCTCGAGTACAACAACGATCTTGAAGCGATCCAGAAACCCGCCCTCTGCCAACTCTCCATCGGCAAGAAACACCCGGTGTTGCTCTTCCAACTGAGCACCGCTGAAAGGTGCACCGTCTTCGACAACTTCCTCGCCGACCCCAGGTACACCTTTGCAGGCTTCTCCATCGACGGCGACAAAAAAGGCTAGAGCGCGTCAATCTGGAGGTCGCCAACTTCGTTGACATCCAGAAGGAGTGGAGGGTGCCCGAGGCAACCAAGGAGTTGGACTCCCTTGGAGACATCTCTGGCATGCTCATCGACGACTACTACaacaacatgaagaagaagatcacCGACGACGAGCACAAGCGCTGGGCCACCCTGCCTCTGTCCATGAGGCACATCGAGTACGCGGCAAAGGACGCCTACGCAGCGTACGAGATATGGAACCGCATCACCCTCACCCAGGACGGGCTTCGCCGTGCAAAGCTGGAGAAGGAGGAGCCCCCCAAGAAGCGCGCCAGGAGCAGCTTGGGATGGGGAGGCGCTGActggtgaagaagaagatggtgcccGCCAAAGAGCAACCAATGCCAGCGTCGTTTTAGAGTTATCATCAAATTTGCTTTATGTTGTTTTCTGATGTATCGTTAGTTTGCTTGTGATCATTTGCTTTTGCTGTTCTTGCCATGCAGAATCGCTTGTAATGATGTGAACTTTGATTATGTTAGATTGCTTTCTGTTGAAATTAGTTTTCTCATGATGAACTTGTCATACAGAATGCGTGTGATAATTTGTTTTCTGTTGTTTGCTTATGAATCATTAGATTCGAGCAGTGTGCAAAACGAAAATAAGATGCAGTGTGCAAATAGGACGCATGCAGTGCAAGTTGTGTACCAATGTAGTACATACTCTGTCGAATTAAGTTTACACATACGCAACGAAGCAGTGAACGCCCTTGAATTTGATAAAAAAGAATACATAAGAGCAAAcacacaaaaagaaaaaaatgcgCCTGTATATGTAGTGCGGAAATAGATGAACGTGCAATACACAAACATAATCAATGCAGTACGGGTTATGTTTACTAAGCAGTGCACTCCCCTACATTGGAAAAAAGATTACATAAGAGCAAaaacatgaaaacaaaaaatgagaACTGTACATGTACTACGGAATGCGTGGGGCCGGGCGCAAATGGGCCAACAGGTCAGAGAGCATAGAGCATCTAGCGCCATGTATAAGCGCTCAAATAAGTAACCAGAGGAGTTCGATACGGCTGCCTCGCcagcgcttataaacaggtcgggcgcgccttccgcgggcgaggtgggactaaacattaggCCGCACACAATGCATCGGGAACCAGCCGTGCTCACAGGCCGACTTGGGCCCAAATGCGTCTTCACTCCCCGAACACAGCCCAACAAGGCCCACTAAGAAAAAACAATaacttcaaaaaataaaacatcaaagaaaaattagaaaacattttttaaatgaataACAACAACAAAAGAAAAATGTGCATGGGCACTTTAAGAAACTACAGTTCGTTATTAATAAATAAAACGCAGAAAGCCCGAAGTAAAAGTACAAATGCAGTCCGCGACACCAAACAATGCAGTTCTCCATGTGGAAGCATGAAGTATTTTTTCTGAAATGCAGTTCTCCTTCTACTGCATTGCAGTCTCGTTAAAATGAAGAATGCAGCCCTATTAGTTAAGCAAAGCAGTCCGCTATGAAATAAATAACTGCATGAAAGAACTCCATCAAGAAACTAAATGTGCGTACATCTGTATCAATCCTAATCCGATATAATTCAATGCACGAAGAATAGATTTCACTTCCATGCAGTACACTACATGGACGTACGCAGTTATGTTCTGATATAAAAGAAGTGCACTTAATAGGAAAATTCACCGAAAACACAATCATCACATTTTCTGACAGTTGCGTGCATACCTGAACAAGTCATGAAAAAAGAAGACACGACGTTCCGGATTTCTAACGCACTAACAGAGCCTCCTCATAGCAGAACCTCTCTATAGTTGCCACGTAACTAAAAACAGAGCCCCACCATGCTACCACCCCGCTCCACCTCTCCCACGTCCTGTCAAGGAGAGCACAGGAGAGCAGAGGAGAAAACACAACTGCTTCGTACCCCAAAAAACCCCATTGCATCTTCTTCTCTAAACTTCCTTTCACCAACCTCTTCTCTCCAGAACAAACACGAGAGAGCAGAGGAGAGTCACGGCGGATGCACCACTTTTCAAGCAGCGCCGCAGGTACACCAGGGAGCTCCACGACGTCGACCTCCACGGCAACCACAAGCTGCACGTCGTTTGCACAAGCAAGGGTGAAGACGTGGACAAGATGTTGTCCACGCTCAGGAGGAAGCTCGGCGGAATGCCCGTCAAACTAGTCGGCGTTGATGTCGAGTACACGCACTACGTGAAGCCACAGCGGGCAGCAGTGCTCCAGCTATGCGTAGAAAAAGAATGCCTTGTCTACCACATCTCTGCAGCTAAAGACAAGTCAGAATATAACTATCAATCTGTACTATTGATTGTCAATATTGATTTTAAATTTTCTTCACTGCAATCGCCACTATTTAAACTTTGGTTTTCATTTTCGAAAAGCATGGCATATGAATTCATTGACAGTTTTCATCTGGCTCCATGTATGTCACTCATGTGCTCGATTCTTGAATTATATGATCTAGGAATACATgcagttttattttgttttaccaAATACAAACTATTTGAGTGAACAATAGAAAACTGCAACATTACAATACAAAACATGTATGAAATTCAGTTCAAGAATATAATCATGCACAAAACATGCATTGTATATGCAATATATTATCAGATTTACTAGTTATGATGAACAAATTATTAGCAACTACTCAATGTAACAGATTCAGATATCCATATTGCAGTTCAGTTTCAGACGAAACAAAAAACATTGGTACTCCTAAGAAAATAAACTATATTCACTCTATACAAACATCTTGTAGGCCAATGGAACTAGACAAATTCCTGATGAATGTTGAGTACACCTTCGTCGGATTCACCATTGAAGGAGACAAAAGCAAGCTGAAGCTATCTGGTTTGGAGATCAACTCCGACAACTACATTGATATTCAGGTGGAATGGAGAGACCCATACAATAAAAAGAAGTTTGACTCTTTGGCTGATGTTGCCGGCAGGATGATAGGCATTCACTACAatgacatgaacaaaaaaattaaccGCAAGGAGGACCATACTGTGTGGGGATTCTGCCCACTGCCAGAAAAGCTTATCAAGTATGCAGCAATAGATGCATTCGCAACATATGAGTCATGGAGAATCATCTACGATGTCATCATGGGACTGGACAGGGCAAaaagagacaaagaagcaaagcagaagaagaacaaggTTGTAATCCAATACAACAACTAGAAATAATTCAGGGTTATGTTTTAGTTTCACTTTACTTTAGTCGTTGTGTTGttctttgtttcatgtatgcaAGCTTTTGGTTATGTCCATTGCTTCATATCGAACATTTCTTTTGTAAAAACAATGTCGTTTTAGAATTATCATTAAATTTTATTTCTGTTGTTTGCTTATGTGTCACAGTTTGCTTCTCATCAATTGCTTTCGCTGAAATTAGTTTGTGTTAGAACAAGTATCCAGAAaactttgaaaaaaattaatGTGTGATACCAAAACGTGAATACAGTTCACATAAGAAAAATAACGCAGTTCACAGAGTGTATACATGAAGTGCAGTACATGCACAAATGCAGAACAAAGGGGCTGCAGCAACTTTCGTTCAGTGTAGTACTCAACGTTGGTGCAAGCAGTAGAAATGACATCATTTGTACTACCACGAAATATTTATACTCCAAAAGAAAAAATGCTTCAGATAAGGAAAAAAATTGACCACCCAGATACAACAAGGCCCCAGCCAGTCCCGTAATAGGTCTCTAAAAAATGTGTGCAGTTCTCCAAAGTCTTACAAGGAAGTTCACTATATGTGTGCAAGAAGTGCGGTACATGCTCAAAATGAACCACAAGAGAAGCACTTTCGTGAAGTGCACAACACAGAATTAGTGCACCTAATGCAGTACTTAAATGTAAGTCATGCAGTCCGCAGCGTTGGCATAGCCAGTCACAACTTTGGCACAAAGAAGGATGCACGCAGTGCAAAATGTGTACACGTGCAGCACAGGACTATGACGAACGCAGTGCATATAGAAGCAACAAAGCAGTGCACACCCGTACACTAGAAAAAATGATACGTAAGAGGGAAAAACAATAAAGAAATATGCTACCCATGCAGTGCACAAAAATGTAGCGCAAACATGTGTAGTACGCAACcctagagccacacccctaagatagacagggaggcgacggggtgtcacggactcgcctgcgcatgcggtgccgcggcacgccgcgt
This genomic window contains:
- the LOC141022657 gene encoding uncharacterized protein, whose amino-acid sequence is MRGAGRKWANRTNTREQRRVTADAPLFKQRRRYTRELHDVDLHGNHKLHVVCTSKGEDVDKMLSTLRRKLGGMPVKLVGVDVEYTHYVKPQRAAVLQLCVEKECLVYHISAAKDKPMELDKFLMNVEYTFVGFTIEGDKSKLKLSGLEINSDNYIDIQVEWRDPYNKKKFDSLADVAGRMIGIHYNDMNKKINRKEDHTVWGFCPLPEKLIKYAAIDAFATYESWRIIYDVIMGLDRAKRDKEAKQKKNKVVIQYNN
- the LOC141022656 gene encoding uncharacterized protein; protein product: MAFADEYKDVEVAITLAQYERHLSLQRHKIVGIDLEYNNDLEAIQKPALCQLSIGKKHPVLLFQLSTAERCTVFDNFLADPRLERVNLEVANFVDIQKEWRVPEATKELDSLGDISGMLIDDYYNNMKKKITDDEHKRWATLPLSMRHIEYAAKDAYAAYEIWNRITLTQDGLRRAKLEKEEPPKKRARSSLGWGGADW